Genomic segment of Bdellovibrio bacteriovorus:
GCGAGTGTCATCGCAGTTTTCGTTGAACTCAGAGCATCACTACGTCAGTATAAAAGCACTGTGTTTACACCCCGGAGGCTCTCCATGAAACTTCCTCACGTCAAAGTCGTTCCCGCCGTCATTGCCTTTATCGTAACTTGCATTTTCTGGTTCGTGATTGCGCCCCCTGAAGGCGTCGATATCAATGCCTGGAGATTATTAGGCATCTTTGTCGGCACGATTGTCGCGATCATCGGCAAAGCCCTGCCCATTGGTGGTGCGGCGATGATAGGCATCCTGCTTGTCGCCATCACGCAAGTAACCAACCCAGGCAATCCAGGAAAAGCCATGGCAGATGCTTTGAGTGGTTACTCAAACACCCTGATTTGGTTGATTGGGATCTCATTTTTTATTTCTCGCGGATTTATCAAAACGGGTTTGGGCGCACGCTTGGCTTATCACTTCGTCAGAGTCTTCGGAAAGAAAACCTTGGGGATCAGCTACGGTCTTTCTTTTGCCGAGCTGGTTTTATCACCCGTGATGCCAAGTAATACGGCTCGTGGCGGTGGCGTCATGTATCCCATCAATCGCTCCATATCGGAATCGATGGGATCTTATCCCGACGAAGCTTCTCGCAGAAAGTTGGGCGCGTTTTTAACTTTGGTCGCTTACCAGGTCAATATCATCACGTCGGCCATGTTTATCACGGCGACAGCACCCAATCCGCTAGTGACTGCCGGGATCCGTGACGTGGCAAATATCGATGTCTCATGGAGTGATTGGGCGATAGCTGCGATCGTACCCGGTCTACTAGCCCTTTTGATTATCCCATTTGCTCTTTACAAACTTTATCCGCCCGAGATCAAAAAAACACCGAATGCGGCGGAATACGCAAAAAAGAAATTGCAAGAAATGGGACCAATC
This window contains:
- a CDS encoding anion permease — translated: MKLPHVKVVPAVIAFIVTCIFWFVIAPPEGVDINAWRLLGIFVGTIVAIIGKALPIGGAAMIGILLVAITQVTNPGNPGKAMADALSGYSNTLIWLIGISFFISRGFIKTGLGARLAYHFVRVFGKKTLGISYGLSFAELVLSPVMPSNTARGGGVMYPINRSISESMGSYPDEASRRKLGAFLTLVAYQVNIITSAMFITATAPNPLVTAGIRDVANIDVSWSDWAIAAIVPGLLALLIIPFALYKLYPPEIKKTPNAAEYAKKKLQEMGPIKLEEWIMVGVFFLLLFIWAGVPKLISSSPLFDIDPTAGAFVGLSVLLFSGVLTWDDLLKEKGAWDTVTWFASLVMMATFLNKLGIIAWFSNTVQTDIAKMGLGWVEASAILIVLYVYIHYLFASNTAHISALFASFFGVGVALGAPPLMFGLFLGFASSLCASITHYGTGSAPVLFGPGYVSMGEWWKWGLVVSVLNLIIWVLGCAGWWKILGYW